The Aedes aegypti strain LVP_AGWG chromosome 1, AaegL5.0 Primary Assembly, whole genome shotgun sequence sequence GCAGAGAAAAATGCACAGCACAGTACGATCTCCAATATGTTACTGTGCGTTGGAAacgcactaattttcgacctacaagaattctgtgccaattttcgaattttcatacaaagtaggccaaaatcgaatgggtcgaaaactagtcCTGgttcgaaaattggtgcttttcccctagtgcaaagttttagtaattttaaggtgaagatgcatcgaagccaaacttcaaattttcaaaagcacaaatctagagaactaaacagccTATCAAGccaaaaatttaatcgattggtcaccaccagcgagagaccaattctcgaaaacttattcaaatattcTCAAGTCTGAAATGTTGGGAGGAAGAAATAAAAACACACGCGAGACTATAATTGGATAACTActaattgtttaattttttttattctaacgGTTTCTTCTTGTGCGTCTGCACTGGTCGACGGTCGGTTAGGAAAGAGACCGAACGGAAGTCAGCATGCGCTGAGCAACCTAACTGCTATAATTATTCTATAGCAATAAGACAATACTATTGCTGTACAATGaactctcgaaaacttattcatacagactcaagtcaaaataGTATACAaatttactttatcgatcctacgtgttaagcaggcgaaattctacacgtaccgctctataccaactcaacttttcacttttagaacgtttaattttcggatttacaaaacgacgaaagtaacattttcaactttcgcaacctaaccactactttcgccgccccgctgtatggagtgacaaagtgacttaaccacgaatcaaaacaaaacactacttgagccgattttacactggtagaaaaacgtcgaaagtaactgaatgaaacggcttatcattttcttataattatttttgtgggaaataatagaaactacctagtttttgaacgtgagctgagtgtatgcaaaatttgagcgaagtacacggcataaaaatgttaaaaaggtgattcattttaaaacagttttagaagatagattgtgatttttcctaattaattttctcaaaatcgtataaaagttacttacgtcggtttgaaaaagtaatcgagaactATTGTTTAAGACAACACTTTTTGCCATAACTATACTACAAAGTCAAATAAGTGaataaacttactttattgatcctacgtgtttcgcaaacgaaattccacatgttccgctcctaccctactagatttttcacttttagaacgtttaatttcccgatttacaaaacgacgaaaataagattttcaacttttgcaacctaaccactactttcgccgcctcGCTGTATAgcgagacaaagtgacttaaccacgaatcaaaacaaaacactacacggtaaaaaaaaaataagcaccatgctctcaatagttctgcacttggatttgcactactgttgaatcttgacaaaatcaagaTAATAGCccttgaattcaacgttgcatgttttgaattgtaataaaaaaaaagttaaaataaacatttccgcGTGACCTAGATTTGAGCCAGCAATCTTCAGAGTGCAAGTCtagtgtcttacctcgacaccaactcgcatctgttgaaaggggttgaattgatctcaatcactttctacaacgagctgtcaatgattgctttcaCACAAAAGATATGATATTCAAAATCAacaacttttcacttcagagtcttgttctagagacagtagagcaaatccaaagttagaactcttcaaataatggtgattggtgttttgaattgagtcaattgatcaatctattcaatcgaacgtgctgattttttaccgtgtacttGAGCCGAtcttacactggtagaaaaacgtcgaaagtaactgtatgaaacggcttatcattttgttataattatttttgttgaaaataatagaaactacctagtttttgaacgcgatctgattgtatgaaaaatttgagcgatgtacacggcgaaaaaatgttaaaaaggtgattcattctAAAAGAGTTtcagaagacaggttgtgattcttctcaattagtttttctcaaaatcgtatgaaagttacttacgtcgatttgaacaagtaatcgagaattgattatgttttcagcCCAAActgctgtctggttctctagatttgtgctcttgaaaaatttaaggtttggcttcaatgcatctttatcttaacaacatcctgcatctaaTTTATAACAACCAGTGTTGCAAAAAATGATCATAACTAAATAACACATCGAGTTTTAGTTGTGATAATTTCTGCTAGTCGGGTACCGAGACGTTTTCTTGGATAATTTATTATGGGTTTCTCAGATGAATACTCTGAAAAACTATTTTAGGGATACCTTCGAATCAAAGGAGGTTATTTGCCTTTGCTGTTGATAAAATTGGTGACACGTCAAATTCGCCGAGGCTggttggctggcgacgattATAAATCGTCGCATTCGATAAGGTACAAAATTAACAATATAATGATCACATATGCGTAAAATTTGTGACTGAACTGTCAACATCGCCCCTTGACGGAAATCCTGGCTTATATATGAAGATGTTTGCAGCATGCAATACAGATGATAAGAATGCATTGTGAAGGTAAGTCAATTTCAGGCAAATTTTAAGAGAACAAGACATGCATTCAGCTAACCAACGGTGAGTAACAACTGTAACGGTTTTCTATCACACTCTAACATAATAACTCTAGCTAACATTCATAATTGACTAGCATCCATAATTGGCACAACCCAAAACAAaccaaataaacacataaagaTTAGAACAAATATAAAGCCGCAAAATCCAACACTTACGAATAAAGTCGTTTTTCTTCGTTACCAGTTTATGATATATTCATCCTTTCCGAATGTTCCATTTCAAAAGTTCTCTCCCACAAATGTTCGGCCTGTCAATACTGTTTGTTCTTCTCTTTTCTCTCTTCCTCTCTTTCTGATTTTCTTCCAGGAACTAAATACAGACCACAAttcaaaaaaacaattttgatgtAGCTCATAACAAATCCGAAGGTTTGAGTCTCAATAACAATAGCAACAATAATAATCTGTCATCCACAATGTCATCGTCCTATAGAAATGGTAGCAACAGTAGAACAGATGCATATCAGACTAGTTACGGAAACAGTAGCAATAGCAATAGTAATTTGATTAACAATAACTGTTCTAACCATGATAGCCGAAGCAATATCGAAAACCTGTACGAAAATGGCGAAGAAGTCTTAGATTTGGGCGATCTAGACCTGTCGCAGTTGCGATTATCAAAGAAAGACCTAGAGGCGCTTTCCAGTATCACGCCATCGTTGTCGCAACGTGTACAGGAGCAACTCTTAGCCCAGCTTCCTCCACAACAAGCCAAAAAGCTTTCCAGAACCTTGTCAATGCAAAATGGAAACAATATATCCAATCCCTACTCAAGCACAACTAAAGTATATAAACGCAGCTCAAGCAGTAGTGCAGGCCGTACCGTAGACGACTCTAGAGACAGTATTACACCTACGAACGACATGTTCGACAATGATGTGTACCTCCAGAAGATATCGTCGAAGAAGCTAGACCGGAGCTCACGCAGTTCCAGCAACTCAAGAGATATCGCATCACCACCTCCACTTCCACCACCTAATTTCAATGACGATTATGGAACATCTTCATCATCTCGTTTTCCCTACGCAAACGAGAATCATGAACGATTCCGATCATACGAGAAGTACACACCCTACCTAACGAACTCCCACAACGATTCAGAACACGAACGAAGCAAATCTCTTGAATACGACAAGAAGTTCAGTTGCTATGAATCGCTCCCTCCACGCACATCTTGCCTTAGCCCTACAAACGAAAGCTATGGTAGACCGCCAAGCGGTTGTATTTCTCCCCCACCCATATCCACGTCGTCCGGATATTCCAGCCAACGTTCGACACGACGAATCTCCAGGTTCCTGCGTCCGGACTTTTTTGATCCACCAAAAGAATCCAGTGACCAGGAGAAGCTGAAAAGAGAGCAAGAAACCCAAAACATTTTAAGAGAAATACGGGGAAAAAGCCGTGAGCGAAGTGTAGATCGTAGCTTTAGTTCAGAATACACGGATAAAAGTTCTGATCGCTTGAACTACTTTATTCAGAAATATCAAAAAGACAATAGCACAGAGAGTAGCAATCTATACAGATATAATAGTAGCGAACGAAACGAAGTGTTAGTTCCACCAAGAGACAGTCATGATCAACGAAATCGAAGAAGTATATCCAGACCGAGAGAAGTTGTGGATTCCAATATTGCAGTACTAGATAAAATAACAGCAAGCAGTACATTCGCCGAAAAAATACTTGACGAACTTCACAACTTAGCAACATCGCAGAACATTAAAAACGTTATCGAGGAGGTTGCACCAAGGAAAAGTAGAAGCAAGGAGCTGATTCCAGACAGTGTAGTTGCGGAAGTTATCAAACGAGTAACCCCAGAGCGAAATGCAGTTACCAACTGTCTTGAGTGTAGCAGTAACAGCACCCCGAAACAACCAGAAGAAAACGATTCTACAAGCAACAATAATGCAGTTCCTGATGAACCACTAACTGAACCAGCTGTCACTACAAAAGTTGTAAAAGTGAAGAAGATAAAAATGAAACCAAAACTAGACGCCGATGGTAATCCTGTGACAGTAACGGTGAgaagaatcaaaaaagtagtcaAGTCAAGTGCTGAAGGTACTCCAGCAGTAACTCCCGTAGAAGAAACTGTCGCAGATGACAAAAGCCTAACTGAAAAGCCACGAGTTGTGAAGAAAGAATCCAAATTGGTAAGGCCGAAATCTTACCCATCCAAAGATCCGGAACCATTGAAGTTGAAGGCCGTTGAATCTTCATCTTCAAAGCTTTCCACGACTCCACTGAATGAATCCGAACCATCATCTTGCAGCACTTCATCTAACGCAACCCCGAATGCAGCAACGGTCAGTAAGTTAGTTCGACCGAAAAGTTTTCCATCATCAAAATTAACCCCGCCAAAAGACACGAAGGTTGTGAAAACTTCAATCGAAGCTCAGCCACTTAACgtaattccagaaaatcctgaaaACAAAAAGATCATGAATGAAGCCACATCTTCACAAGTAGTATGTAAGGAAAAAACGCCCCCAAAAACAGCCACTGTCAACGGAACAGCCACTAATGAAGGCACAGTGACACCAGCAGTAACCCCAGGAACAACTAAGAAAGTGCGCAAAGTAATACGCATTGTGAAGAAATCAGCGGCATCGAAAAGTGATTCGTCCACCAAAAGTAGCAGTGAGGAGAAAACCGCCAAAGAATCAACCACAAGCACAAAAGTAATTGATGAAGTGAAAGAATCGAAAGAAGTCAAAGAGAAACGAGTTGAAATAATAACCCCGGAGCCGATTAAAAAAATTCCCAAAGAAAAATCCAAATCTCCAGAGAAGAAAATCAAACAAGGATTCCTCGCTACCATTggtcaaaagtttgaaaaattccgGGAGTCTAGTAAAATGTCGAAAGATAAGAAAACA is a genomic window containing:
- the LOC5576558 gene encoding nuclear pore complex protein DDB_G0274915 isoform X3, with the protein product MSSSYRNGSNSRTDAYQTSYGNSSNSNSNLINNNCSNHDSRSNIENLYENGEEVLDLGDLDLSQLRLSKKDLEALSSITPSLSQRVQEQLLAQLPPQQAKKLSRTLSMQNGNNISNPYSSTTKVYKRSSSSSAGRTVDDSRDSITPTNDMFDNDVYLQKISSKKLDRSSRSSSNSRDIASPPPLPPPNFNDDYGTSSSSRFPYANENHERFRSYEKYTPYLTNSHNDSEHERSKSLEYDKKFSCYESLPPRTSCLSPTNESYGRPPSGCISPPPISTSSGYSSQRSTRRISRFLRPDFFDPPKESSDQEKLKREQETQNILREIRGKSRERSVDRSFSSEYTDKSSDRLNYFIQKYQKDNSTESSNLYRYNSSERNEVLVPPRDSHDQRNRRSISRPREVVDSNIAVLDKITASSTFAEKILDELHNLATSQNIKNVIEEVAPRKSRSKELIPDSVVAEVIKRVTPERNAVTNCLECSSNSTPKQPEENDSTSNNNAVPDEPLTEPAVTTKVVKVKKIKMKPKLDADGNPVTVTVRRIKKVVKSSAEGTPAVTPVEETVADDKSLTEKPRVVKKESKLVRPKSYPSKDPEPLKLKAVESSSSKLSTTPLNESEPSSCSTSSNATPNAATVSKLVRPKSFPSSKLTPPKDTKVVKTSIEAQPLNVIPENPENKKIMNEATSSQVVCKEKTPPKTATVNGTATNEGTVTPAVTPGTTKKVRKVIRIVKKSAASKSDSSTKSSSEEKTAKESTTSTKVIDEVKESKEVKEKRVEIITPEPIKKIPKEKSKSPEKKIKQGFLATIGQKFEKFRESSKMSKDKKTEGKVADKEAEKTIQEDSDRAMDTLKKEKKKSRSVTNATSLPDDAPVSEEKNARKSRIDKVIRNLREMSVPRSSGLTESTLIKRAVSVEEMPGTFNKCSVNKVLGFFKKIEKDTKNNRVLNTKSSSHISTMDTTETLSALETVIAQRDSQMTPSEEQGKERPKSGSFVSKIRKPYIGARSDTVLTMTEQECKSNGTVPDKQNGDHQTHIPVKYSCPDCNKEGSNKDVSKRHSSALTDAANHSQDEKERVRNSRRALTLDLSKLGESRHVQSNNNNYSYPPPLPSEIMQNSNHVTTSNNNTMNMNMLTPSYDSITNYSSGSRSSPYDDCNSSSTFMSPSEEHELYFDNWSICSDDHNNMLSASPSTSRLSRLTYVNSVSPVDNDSESVIERIRRKSFYTRFNEQKPRRVSSILAPSSSKEYYRDQSLSRGGPSSTRLKEYALDTANTGKETRDTVPKSTATAAMTAGQSTGTGTNSSSSTTISATDGLPSQGSSSRKLRPYDSRSISMLNSSSIKESRYGGYDSAGIIRNGRLRNSSIPRNPTNV
- the LOC5576558 gene encoding general transcriptional corepressor trfA isoform X4; this encodes MSSSYRNGSNSRTDAYQTSYGNSSNSNSNLINNNCSNHDSRSNIENLYENGEEVLDLGDLDLSQLRLSKKDLEALSSITPSLSQRVQEQLLAQLPPQQAKKLSRTLSMQNGNNISNPYSSTTKVYKRSSSSSAGRTVDDSRDSITPTNDMFDNDVYLQKISSKKLDRSSRSSSNSRDIASPPPLPPPNFNDDYGTSSSSRFPYANENHERFRSYEKYTPYLTNSHNDSEHERSKSLEYDKKFSCYESLPPRTSCLSPTNESYGRPPSGCISPPPISTSSGYSSQRSTRRISRFLRPDFFDPPKESSDQEKLKREQETQNILREIRGKSRERSVDRSFSSEYTDKSSDRLNYFIQKYQKDNSTESSNLYRYNSSERNEVLVPPRDSHDQRNRRSISRPREVVDSNIAVLDKITASSTFAEKILDELHNLATSQNIKNVIEEVAPRKSRSKELIPDSVVAEVIKRVTPERNAVTNCLECSSNSTPKQPEENDSTSNNNAVPDEPLTEPAVTTKVVKVKKIKMKPKLDADGNPVTVTVRRIKKVVKSSAEGTPAVTPVEETVADDKSLTEKPRVVKKESKLVRPKSYPSKDPEPLKLKAVESSSSKLSTTPLNESEPSSCSTSSNATPNAATVSKLVRPKSFPSSKLTPPKDTKVVKTSIEAQPLNVIPENPENKKIMNEATSSQVVCKEKTPPKTATVNGTATNEGTVTPAVTPGTTKKVRKVIRIVKKSAASKSDSSTKSSSEEKTAKESTTSTKVIDEVKESKEVKEKRVEIITPEPIKKIPKEKSKSPEKKIKQGFLATIGQKFEKFRESSKMSKDKKTEGKVADKEAEKTIQEDSDRAMDTLKKEKKKSRSVTNATSLPDDAPVSEEKNARKSRIDKVIRNLREMSVPRSSGLTESTLIKRAVSVEEMPGTFNKCSVNKVLGFFKKIEKDTKNNRVLNTKSSSHISTMDTTETLSALETVIAQRDSQMTPSEEQGKERPKSGSFVSKIRKPYIGARSDTVLTMTEQEYNDSESVIERIRRKSFYTRFNEQKPRRVSSILAPSSSKEYYRDQSLSRGGPSSTRLKEYGKSSSSSVASALTSVDRPKNSYDYYRSLTRTPSSSKNKYADSTDEYSKSSLNNSDYYHHHHHHHHYHLPLSNSSRKLNFSSNDSSDNLNYNTVGKSSLRSTYYETSSPPYYNTYNPRRRSSFTSNSTTANLTSSSSSIALDTANTGKETRDTVPKSTATAAMTAGQSTGTGTNSSSSTTISATDGLPSQGSSSRKLRPYDSRSISMLNSSSIKESRYGGYDSAGIIRNGRLRNSSIPRNPTNV
- the LOC5576558 gene encoding general transcriptional corepressor trfA isoform X5; the protein is MSSSYRNGSNSRTDAYQTSYGNSSNSNSNLINNNCSNHDSRSNIENLYENGEEVLDLGDLDLSQLRLSKKDLEALSSITPSLSQRVQEQLLAQLPPQQAKKLSRTLSMQNGNNISNPYSSTTKVYKRSSSSSAGRTVDDSRDSITPTNDMFDNDVYLQKISSKKLDRSSRSSSNSRDIASPPPLPPPNFNDDYGTSSSSRFPYANENHERFRSYEKYTPYLTNSHNDSEHERSKSLEYDKKFSCYESLPPRTSCLSPTNESYGRPPSGCISPPPISTSSGYSSQRSTRRISRFLRPDFFDPPKESSDQEKLKREQETQNILREIRGKSRERSVDRSFSSEYTDKSSDRLNYFIQKYQKDNSTESSNLYRYNSSERNEVLVPPRDSHDQRNRRSISRPREVVDSNIAVLDKITASSTFAEKILDELHNLATSQNIKNVIEEVAPRKSRSKELIPDSVVAEVIKRVTPERNAVTNCLECSSNSTPKQPEENDSTSNNNAVPDEPLTEPAVTTKVVKVKKIKMKPKLDADGNPVTVTVRRIKKVVKSSAEGTPAVTPVEETVADDKSLTEKPRVVKKESKLVRPKSYPSKDPEPLKLKAVESSSSKLSTTPLNESEPSSCSTSSNATPNAATVSKLVRPKSFPSSKLTPPKDTKVVKTSIEAQPLNVIPENPENKKIMNEATSSQVVCKEKTPPKTATVNGTATNEGTVTPAVTPGTTKKVRKVIRIVKKSAASKSDSSTKSSSEEKTAKESTTSTKVIDEVKESKEVKEKRVEIITPEPIKKIPKEKSKSPEKKIKQGFLATIGQKFEKFRESSKMSKDKKTEGKVADKEAEKTIQEDSDRAMDTLKKEKKKSRSVTNATSLPDDAPVSEEKNARKSRIDKVIRNLREMSVPRSSGLTESTLIKRAVSVEEMPGTFNKCSVNKVLGFFKKIEKDTKNNRVLNTKSSSHISTMDTTETLSALETVIAQRDSQMTPSEEQGKERPKSGSFVSKIRKPYIGARSDTVLTMTEQESLDTANTGKETRDTVPKSTATAAMTAGQSTGTGTNSSSSTTISATDGLPSQGSSSRKLRPYDSRSISMLNSSSIKESRYGGYDSAGIIRNGRLRNSSIPRNPTNV
- the LOC5576558 gene encoding probable serine/threonine-protein kinase DDB_G0282963 isoform X1, translated to MSSSYRNGSNSRTDAYQTSYGNSSNSNSNLINNNCSNHDSRSNIENLYENGEEVLDLGDLDLSQLRLSKKDLEALSSITPSLSQRVQEQLLAQLPPQQAKKLSRTLSMQNGNNISNPYSSTTKVYKRSSSSSAGRTVDDSRDSITPTNDMFDNDVYLQKISSKKLDRSSRSSSNSRDIASPPPLPPPNFNDDYGTSSSSRFPYANENHERFRSYEKYTPYLTNSHNDSEHERSKSLEYDKKFSCYESLPPRTSCLSPTNESYGRPPSGCISPPPISTSSGYSSQRSTRRISRFLRPDFFDPPKESSDQEKLKREQETQNILREIRGKSRERSVDRSFSSEYTDKSSDRLNYFIQKYQKDNSTESSNLYRYNSSERNEVLVPPRDSHDQRNRRSISRPREVVDSNIAVLDKITASSTFAEKILDELHNLATSQNIKNVIEEVAPRKSRSKELIPDSVVAEVIKRVTPERNAVTNCLECSSNSTPKQPEENDSTSNNNAVPDEPLTEPAVTTKVVKVKKIKMKPKLDADGNPVTVTVRRIKKVVKSSAEGTPAVTPVEETVADDKSLTEKPRVVKKESKLVRPKSYPSKDPEPLKLKAVESSSSKLSTTPLNESEPSSCSTSSNATPNAATVSKLVRPKSFPSSKLTPPKDTKVVKTSIEAQPLNVIPENPENKKIMNEATSSQVVCKEKTPPKTATVNGTATNEGTVTPAVTPGTTKKVRKVIRIVKKSAASKSDSSTKSSSEEKTAKESTTSTKVIDEVKESKEVKEKRVEIITPEPIKKIPKEKSKSPEKKIKQGFLATIGQKFEKFRESSKMSKDKKTEGKVADKEAEKTIQEDSDRAMDTLKKEKKKSRSVTNATSLPDDAPVSEEKNARKSRIDKVIRNLREMSVPRSSGLTESTLIKRAVSVEEMPGTFNKCSVNKVLGFFKKIEKDTKNNRVLNTKSSSHISTMDTTETLSALETVIAQRDSQMTPSEEQGKERPKSGSFVSKIRKPYIGARSDTVLTMTEQECKSNGTVPDKQNGDHQTHIPVKYSCPDCNKEGSNKDVSKRHSSALTDAANHSQDEKERVRNSRRALTLDLSKLGESRHVQSNNNNYSYPPPLPSEIMQNSNHVTTSNNNTMNMNMLTPSYDSITNYSSGSRSSPYDDCNSSSTFMSPSEEHELYFDNWSICSDDHNNMLSASPSTSRLSRLTYVNSVSPVDNDSESVIERIRRKSFYTRFNEQKPRRVSSILAPSSSKEYYRDQSLSRGGPSSTRLKEYGKSSSSSVASALTSVDRPKNSYDYYRSLTRTPSSSKNKYADSTDEYSKSSLNNSDYYHHHHHHHHYHLPLSNSSRKLNFSSNDSSDNLNYNTVGKSSLRSTYYETSSPPYYNTYNPRRRSSFTSNSTTANLTSSSSSIALDTANTGKETRDTVPKSTATAAMTAGQSTGTGTNSSSSTTISATDGLPSQGSSSRKLRPYDSRSISMLNSSSIKESRYGGYDSAGIIRNGRLRNSSIPRNPTNV
- the LOC5576558 gene encoding nuclear pore complex protein DDB_G0274915 isoform X2 — its product is MSSSYRNGSNSRTDAYQTSYGNSSNSNSNLINNNCSNHDSRSNIENLYENGEEVLDLGDLDLSQLRLSKKDLEALSSITPSLSQRVQEQLLAQLPPQQAKKLSRTLSMQNGNNISNPYSSTTKVYKRSSSSSAGRTVDDSRDSITPTNDMFDNDVYLQKISSKKLDRSSRSSSNSRDIASPPPLPPPNFNDDYGTSSSSRFPYANENHERFRSYEKYTPYLTNSHNDSEHERSKSLEYDKKFSCYESLPPRTSCLSPTNESYGRPPSGCISPPPISTSSGYSSQRSTRRISRFLRPDFFDPPKESSDQEKLKREQETQNILREIRGKSRERSVDRSFSSEYTDKSSDRLNYFIQKYQKDNSTESSNLYRYNSSERNEVLVPPRDSHDQRNRRSISRPREVVDSNIAVLDKITASSTFAEKILDELHNLATSQNIKNVIEEVAPRKSRSKELIPDSVVAEVIKRVTPERNAVTNCLECSSNSTPKQPEENDSTSNNNAVPDEPLTEPAVTTKVVKVKKIKMKPKLDADGNPVTVTVRRIKKVVKSSAEGTPAVTPVEETVADDKSLTEKPRVVKKESKLVRPKSYPSKDPEPLKLKAVESSSSKLSTTPLNESEPSSCSTSSNATPNAATVSKLVRPKSFPSSKLTPPKDTKVVKTSIEAQPLNVIPENPENKKIMNEATSSQVVCKEKTPPKTATVNGTATNEGTVTPAVTPGTTKKVRKVIRIVKKSAASKSDSSTKSSSEEKTAKESTTSTKVIDEVKESKEVKEKRVEIITPEPIKKIPKEKSKSPEKKIKQGFLATIGQKFEKFRESSKMSKDKKTEGKVADKEAEKTIQEDSDRAMDTLKKEKKKSRSVTNATSLPDDAPVSEEKNARKSRIDKVIRNLREMSVPRSSGLTESTLIKRAVSVEEMPGTFNKCSVNKSSSHISTMDTTETLSALETVIAQRDSQMTPSEEQGKERPKSGSFVSKIRKPYIGARSDTVLTMTEQECKSNGTVPDKQNGDHQTHIPVKYSCPDCNKEGSNKDVSKRHSSALTDAANHSQDEKERVRNSRRALTLDLSKLGESRHVQSNNNNYSYPPPLPSEIMQNSNHVTTSNNNTMNMNMLTPSYDSITNYSSGSRSSPYDDCNSSSTFMSPSEEHELYFDNWSICSDDHNNMLSASPSTSRLSRLTYVNSVSPVDNDSESVIERIRRKSFYTRFNEQKPRRVSSILAPSSSKEYYRDQSLSRGGPSSTRLKEYGKSSSSSVASALTSVDRPKNSYDYYRSLTRTPSSSKNKYADSTDEYSKSSLNNSDYYHHHHHHHHYHLPLSNSSRKLNFSSNDSSDNLNYNTVGKSSLRSTYYETSSPPYYNTYNPRRRSSFTSNSTTANLTSSSSSIALDTANTGKETRDTVPKSTATAAMTAGQSTGTGTNSSSSTTISATDGLPSQGSSSRKLRPYDSRSISMLNSSSIKESRYGGYDSAGIIRNGRLRNSSIPRNPTNV